The Penaeus monodon isolate SGIC_2016 chromosome 5, NSTDA_Pmon_1, whole genome shotgun sequence genome window below encodes:
- the LOC119573226 gene encoding uncharacterized protein LOC119573226 isoform X1, with amino-acid sequence MNWTVFCVLLGIGCFCHARDEAKERFIVTRSTRMDFTITTTTTTVPYTCISGNVPTIACRRAAMKYVSNPGSGLTLASSMYPGTDAKTEPDRQPRAAVTVWSIVLSTFTVTSTFTNSATTLPISLLCSTAGAGIPPLC; translated from the exons ATGAACTGGACCGTTTTCTGCGTATTGTTAGGGATTGGCTGTTTTTGTCATG CTCGCGACGAGGCGAAGGAACGTTTCATCGTCACCCGCTCCACCAGGATGGACTTCACCatcaccacgaccaccaccacggTGCCTTACACATGCATCTCCGGCAACGTTCCGACCATTGCTTGCAGACGGGCAGCAATGAAATACGTTTCCAACCCCGGTTCCgg tctgACCTTAGCCAGCTCGATGTATCCGGGAACCGACGCTAAAACAGAACCCGATCGCCAACCACGAGCCGCTGTCACTGTCTGGTCGATTGTCCTCTCCACCTTCACCGTCACCTCGACCTTCACCAACAGCGCCACCacactccccatctccctcctttgctCAACAGCGGGAGCAGGCATTCCTCCCCTGTGTTAA
- the LOC119573226 gene encoding uncharacterized protein LOC119573226 isoform X2 — translation MASVSSQSSAKAVNSTQARDEAKERFIVTRSTRMDFTITTTTTTVPYTCISGNVPTIACRRAAMKYVSNPGSGLTLASSMYPGTDAKTEPDRQPRAAVTVWSIVLSTFTVTSTFTNSATTLPISLLCSTAGAGIPPLC, via the exons ATGGCGAGTGTTTCCTCGCAGTCGTCAGCGAAGGCAGTGAACAGTACACAAG CTCGCGACGAGGCGAAGGAACGTTTCATCGTCACCCGCTCCACCAGGATGGACTTCACCatcaccacgaccaccaccacggTGCCTTACACATGCATCTCCGGCAACGTTCCGACCATTGCTTGCAGACGGGCAGCAATGAAATACGTTTCCAACCCCGGTTCCgg tctgACCTTAGCCAGCTCGATGTATCCGGGAACCGACGCTAAAACAGAACCCGATCGCCAACCACGAGCCGCTGTCACTGTCTGGTCGATTGTCCTCTCCACCTTCACCGTCACCTCGACCTTCACCAACAGCGCCACCacactccccatctccctcctttgctCAACAGCGGGAGCAGGCATTCCTCCCCTGTGTTAA
- the LOC119572863 gene encoding uncharacterized protein LOC119572863, translated as MHWLLLSVVLGLGCLSQARDVDDARLVARYETKTAYIFTTSITTVPFTCISGDPATTPCTKRRLRRTADIGDMKGTGEGLLDGSLDMEGTQLTEDAQRDERVAMTFWSTLSSTYTITSTSTNTGTTFSVSFYCTLAGAVYPPACG; from the exons ATGCATTGGCTTCTCCTGAGCGTTGTCTTGGGGCTTGGGTGCTTAAGCCAAG CCCGAGACGTTGACGACGCCCGCCTCGTCGCCCGCTACGAGACCAAAACTGCGTACATCTTCACGACGTCCATTACCACCGTCCCCTTCACCTGCATCTCGGGCGACCCGGCCACGACCCCCTGCACCAAGAGGAGGCTCAGGCGGACAGCTGACATTGGGGACATGAAGGGGACCGGCGA GGGTTTATTGGATGGCTCGCTGGACATGGAGGGCACTCAGCTGACGGAGGACGCGCAGCGGGATGAACGCGTCGCCATGACTTTCTGGtccactctctcctccacctacaccatcacttccacctccaccaacACCGGCACCACGTTCTCCGTCTCCTTCTACTGCACGCTGGCTGGAGCTGTCTATCCCCCGGCCTGCGGATAA
- the LOC119573225 gene encoding uncharacterized protein LOC119573225, with translation MNWTVFCVLLGIGCFCHARDEAKERFIVTRSTRTDFSLATTTTTVPYSCISGNLPPIACRRAAMKYISNPGSGLTLASSMYPGTDAKTEPDRQPRAAVTVWSTVFSTFTVTSTFTNSATTIPVSLLCSTTGTALPPPC, from the exons ATGAACTGGACCGTTTTCTGCGTATTGTTAGGGATTGGCTGTTTTTGTCATG CTCGCGACGAGGCGAAGGAACGTTTCATCGTCACCCGCTCCACCAGGACGGACTTCAGCCTCGCCACGACCACCACCACGGTGCCTTACTCATGCATCTCCGGTAACCTTCCGCCCATTGCTTGCAGACGGGCAGCAATGAAATACATTTCCAACCCCGGTTCCGg tctgACCTTAGCCAGCTCGATGTATCCGGGAACCGACGCTAAAACAGAACCCGATCGCCAACCACGAGCCGCTGTCACTGTCTGGTCGACTGTCTTCTCCACCTTCACCGTCACCTCGACCTTCACCAACAGCGCCACCACAATCCCTGTCTCCCTTCTTTGCTCAACAACGGGAACAGCCCTTCCTCCCCCGTGTTAA